Proteins encoded by one window of Candidatus Zixiibacteriota bacterium:
- a CDS encoding Rieske 2Fe-2S domain-containing protein produces MYDPSRKVTGAIGTFVKEAANSVAQYKNYLTGNGDESLDTIERGSGAVIDKTAVYRDGDGHLHAFSAICPHLKCLVRRNDEEQSFDCPCHGSRFSFDGKVVNGPANVNLEETEIPTKKYKE; encoded by the coding sequence ATGTACGATCCTTCAAGAAAGGTGACGGGCGCTATAGGTACTTTTGTAAAAGAGGCCGCAAATTCTGTAGCTCAATACAAAAACTATTTAACTGGTAACGGGGACGAGTCGCTTGATACTATTGAACGCGGAAGCGGAGCAGTAATTGATAAAACTGCCGTATATCGCGACGGTGATGGCCACCTCCATGCTTTCAGCGCGATATGCCCTCACCTGAAGTGTCTAGTCCGGCGGAATGACGAAGAACAATCGTTTGATTGCCCATGTCATGGCTCTCGTTTTTCTTTCGATGGAAAAGTAGTCAATGGCCCTGCTAATGTTAACCTCGAAGAGACTGAGATACCAACTAAAAAGTATAAAGAATAG